AGCCTTGGCTTTAGCTGAGCGCGTGCCCCGAGTCCAGAGCCTCCGGCCGCGCGCTCCCCGGGCTGCAGTCTGGACGGCGGTTCCCGCTCCAGGAAGTCAACACGCGGCCTCCCTGGTGGCGTGGGATCCCATGAAGCCACGGTAGAGGCCGGTGGATCCTCTGCACGGTACTCTGGGGAGCAGCATTATGACGTCCGACATCCCCACTCCGCGTGACCCGCTCTTCCGTGAGGGGGGTGAACTGGGGGCGCTCATGCGTGACCTGGACTGGGCCTCCACGCCCCTCGGGCCGTCCAGCACCTGGCCGGGGGCGCTGCGCACCTCCGTGCACCTCATGCTCGCGTCCAAGCAACCCATGTACCTTGCGTGGACGCCCGACCTGATCGCGCTGTACAACGACGCCTACCGCCCCATCCTCGGCGCCGACAAGCACCCGGCCGCGCTGGGGGCCCGCACCGCTGACATCTTCGGTCAGGACGGCTACCCCGGGCTTAAGCCGGTATTCGACGCGGCGCTGCGCGGAGAGAGTGCCGCGTTTGAAAATCTGCTGGTGCCCCTGGTCCGTCACGGTTATCTGGAGGAGTGCTACTTCGACGTCGGCTACACCCCGGTGTACGTCGATCAGCACGTCGCGGGCGTGTTCTCCTCCGTGAACGAAACCACCGAGCGGGTGCTGTCCGCGCGCCGCACCCGCACCCTTGCTGCTCTCACGGCCGCCCTGCTCGGCGCGACCGACCCTCAGGACGTCGTGCAGGCTGCCCTGACGGTCGCTGGCGACAATCCCCACGACCTGCCGTGCCTGCTTGTGTACGTGCCTACGGCCGAGGGTGACCTGGAGCTCGGCGGCGCGGCCGGGCTCAGCGACGAGCAGACCGTGCCGTGGCGTCACGCGCCCCGGGCCTGGCTGGAGGCGGCTGGGAAGCAGGTGATTCCGGTCCCGCCCCTCGCCACCGGGCCCTGGCCGGACCCCGTGACGCAATTCCTGGTCGTGACGCTCACCCCCTCTGGAGAGGCCCGACCACTGGGGGTCCTGGCCGTGGGCCTGAACCCCCGCAAGCACCTCGACGACGCGTACCGGGACTTCCTGCACCTGTTCAGTGGTCAGCTCACGTCCGCCCTGCGCACCGCCCGGCTCACCGGGGAACTGCAGCAGCGGAATGCCGAGCTCGACGCGCGCAACCGGGCCCTGGACGCCTTCGAGGAATGGACGCGCGACCTCACGATCTACCTGGAACCCGACGACCTCGTCGGGCGGGCCCAGGCGTTGATCGGCAGCCTGATTCCCCTGGACGCCGCCGTGTACTACGAACAGGAAGGCGGGCGGTGGTTCGTGAAGCGGATGCTGGGCGAATACGGCAACGCCGAACTGCGGCGCGCCCATGAGCAGGGCCTGCCGCACGCGACCACCATGAATCTGCGCACGCCCTTCGAGACGGGAGAACCGTACTACCAGGACATGTACGACGAGAACACCGACCACATGGCGCCGCACATGACGCACGTGACCGCCACGGCCATGGTGCCGCTCAGGACCTCCCGCGGGATTCGCGGCATCTTCGGGCTGGCGGTCTTCGGGCGAGTCGGCTGGACGGCGGTGGACCGCACGGTCATCGAGACGGTGGGCCGCAGCCTGAGCCTGGCGCTCGACCGGGCGGAGCAGGTGACGGAACTGGCGCGGGAACGCGAACGGCTCGCCGGGCAGAGCGCGGCGCTGGCGAGCGTCAACGAGGAACTCGAGGCCTTCGCGTACAGCGTCTCACACGACCTGCGCACCCCGGTGCGGCACATCCAGGGGTTCAACGTGCTGCTGCGCAAATCCTTCGGGGCCGGGCTGGACGCCAAGGCGACCCGGTACCTCGAGGTGGTCGATGAGGCGGCGGTACGCATGAACACCCTGATCGACGCGATGCTGGACCTGTCGCGCATGTCCCGCCAGCCCCTACGGGTGGGCATGGTGGACCTCGGGGCGCTGGTGGCCTCGGTGCGCGGGGACATGGAACTGGACATGTTGGCGCGAAAGGTGACGTGGCACGTTCAGCCGTTGCCGCTCGTCACGGGCGATCACGACCTGCTGCGTCAGGTGGTGCTGAACCTGCTCTCCAACGCCCTCAAGTACACGCGCGGC
This is a stretch of genomic DNA from Deinococcus ficus. It encodes these proteins:
- a CDS encoding sensor histidine kinase; amino-acid sequence: MRDLDWASTPLGPSSTWPGALRTSVHLMLASKQPMYLAWTPDLIALYNDAYRPILGADKHPAALGARTADIFGQDGYPGLKPVFDAALRGESAAFENLLVPLVRHGYLEECYFDVGYTPVYVDQHVAGVFSSVNETTERVLSARRTRTLAALTAALLGATDPQDVVQAALTVAGDNPHDLPCLLVYVPTAEGDLELGGAAGLSDEQTVPWRHAPRAWLEAAGKQVIPVPPLATGPWPDPVTQFLVVTLTPSGEARPLGVLAVGLNPRKHLDDAYRDFLHLFSGQLTSALRTARLTGELQQRNAELDARNRALDAFEEWTRDLTIYLEPDDLVGRAQALIGSLIPLDAAVYYEQEGGRWFVKRMLGEYGNAELRRAHEQGLPHATTMNLRTPFETGEPYYQDMYDENTDHMAPHMTHVTATAMVPLRTSRGIRGIFGLAVFGRVGWTAVDRTVIETVGRSLSLALDRAEQVTELARERERLAGQSAALASVNEELEAFAYSVSHDLRTPVRHIQGFNVLLRKSFGAGLDAKATRYLEVVDEAAVRMNTLIDAMLDLSRMSRQPLRVGMVDLGALVASVRGDMELDMLARKVTWHVQPLPLVTGDHDLLRQVVLNLLSNALKYTRGREEAVIEVWAEERPDAWAVFVRDNGVGFDPRYQDKLFGVFQRLHRADEFEGTGVGLTTVRRIITRHEGQVSAYGVPGEGATFGFTLPRSLIPDSGAGTHPIP